One segment of Manihot esculenta cultivar AM560-2 chromosome 4, M.esculenta_v8, whole genome shotgun sequence DNA contains the following:
- the LOC110612974 gene encoding O-fucosyltransferase 13 isoform X1 yields MRRDFCDGVGIARLLNATLVLPKFEAAAYWNESSGFADVFDVDYFIQQVNGFVKVVKELPPEIVSKEPFQVDCRKRKGQLDYIESILPSLLEHHYISITPAMSQRRDRYPKYAKAALCQACYGALRLTRSLEKKASELLEAIPKPFLSLHLRFEPDMVAYSQCEYSGLSPASMEAIEAARGDRKQWTGELARIWRKRGKCPLTPNETALILEALSIPTNTNIYLAAGDGLMEIEGLTSVYTNVFKKSALLNGEDFTSVHGNTKAALDYYVSINSDSYMATYFGNMDKMVAAMRAYKGLHKTLFLSRRAFAELTFQGLKGKELMQALRTTREEALPDCFCEFKL; encoded by the exons ATGAGAAGAGAT TTCTGTGATGGTGTTGGCATTGCCCGTTTGTTAAATGCAACACTAGTTTTGCCTAAATTTGAAGCAGCTGCATATTGGAATGAATCGAG TGGCTTTGCAGatgtatttgatgttgattACTTCATTCAACAAGTAAATGGCTTTGTTAAAGTTGTTAAAGAATTGCCTCCAGAGATTGTGTCAAAAGAACCTTTTCAGGTAGACTGTAGGAAACGCAAAGGCCAGTTGGATTACATTGAAAGTATTCTTCCATCACTTTTGGAGCACCATTATATCTCAATTACACCAGCAATGAGCCAAAGAAGGGACAG GTATCCAAAGTATGCAAAAGCTGCACTTTGTCAAGCCTGCTACGGTGCACTGCGTCTTACAAGATCCTTGGAAAAGAAAGCTTCAGAACTTCTGGAAGCTATACCAAAACCCTTCCTCTCACTTCACCTTCGATTTGAACCTGATATGGTAGCATACAGCCAATGTGAATACTCAGGCCTTTCGCCTGCCTCAATGGAAGCCATTGAAGCTGCAAGGGGAGATAGAAAACAATGGACTGGAGAGTTGGCCCGTATTTGGAGAAAACGGGGGAAGTGTCCCCTCACGCCTAATGAGACAGCCCTCATACTTGAGGCACTTTCCATTCCGACAAACACAAATATATATCTTGCAGCTGGTGATGGCCTTATGGAAATTGAAGGGTTAACATCTGTATACACcaatgtttttaaaaaatctgcGCTTCTTAATGGTGAGGATTTCACAAGTGTGCACGGGAACACAAAAGCTGCCTTGGATTATTATGTATCTATCAATAGTGATTCATACATGGCTACTTATTTTGGTAACATGGATAAGATGGTTGCTGCGATGCGAGCTTACAAGGGACTCCATAAAACTCTATTCTTAAGCAGAAGAGCTTTTGCAGAACTCACTTTTCAGGGCTTGAAAGGGAAGGAGTTGATGCAAGCCTTGCGGACAACACGTGAGGAAGCTTTGCCTGACTGCTTTTGTGAATTTAAATTGTAA
- the LOC110612974 gene encoding O-fucosyltransferase 13 isoform X2, with product MNRDVFDVDYFIQQVNGFVKVVKELPPEIVSKEPFQVDCRKRKGQLDYIESILPSLLEHHYISITPAMSQRRDRYPKYAKAALCQACYGALRLTRSLEKKASELLEAIPKPFLSLHLRFEPDMVAYSQCEYSGLSPASMEAIEAARGDRKQWTGELARIWRKRGKCPLTPNETALILEALSIPTNTNIYLAAGDGLMEIEGLTSVYTNVFKKSALLNGEDFTSVHGNTKAALDYYVSINSDSYMATYFGNMDKMVAAMRAYKGLHKTLFLSRRAFAELTFQGLKGKELMQALRTTREEALPDCFCEFKL from the exons ATGAATCGAG atgtatttgatgttgattACTTCATTCAACAAGTAAATGGCTTTGTTAAAGTTGTTAAAGAATTGCCTCCAGAGATTGTGTCAAAAGAACCTTTTCAGGTAGACTGTAGGAAACGCAAAGGCCAGTTGGATTACATTGAAAGTATTCTTCCATCACTTTTGGAGCACCATTATATCTCAATTACACCAGCAATGAGCCAAAGAAGGGACAG GTATCCAAAGTATGCAAAAGCTGCACTTTGTCAAGCCTGCTACGGTGCACTGCGTCTTACAAGATCCTTGGAAAAGAAAGCTTCAGAACTTCTGGAAGCTATACCAAAACCCTTCCTCTCACTTCACCTTCGATTTGAACCTGATATGGTAGCATACAGCCAATGTGAATACTCAGGCCTTTCGCCTGCCTCAATGGAAGCCATTGAAGCTGCAAGGGGAGATAGAAAACAATGGACTGGAGAGTTGGCCCGTATTTGGAGAAAACGGGGGAAGTGTCCCCTCACGCCTAATGAGACAGCCCTCATACTTGAGGCACTTTCCATTCCGACAAACACAAATATATATCTTGCAGCTGGTGATGGCCTTATGGAAATTGAAGGGTTAACATCTGTATACACcaatgtttttaaaaaatctgcGCTTCTTAATGGTGAGGATTTCACAAGTGTGCACGGGAACACAAAAGCTGCCTTGGATTATTATGTATCTATCAATAGTGATTCATACATGGCTACTTATTTTGGTAACATGGATAAGATGGTTGCTGCGATGCGAGCTTACAAGGGACTCCATAAAACTCTATTCTTAAGCAGAAGAGCTTTTGCAGAACTCACTTTTCAGGGCTTGAAAGGGAAGGAGTTGATGCAAGCCTTGCGGACAACACGTGAGGAAGCTTTGCCTGACTGCTTTTGTGAATTTAAATTGTAA
- the LOC110614006 gene encoding probable disease resistance protein At5g63020 has protein sequence MGNVCPFQIQCGDSFINRCWDCTSGQAEYICQLEHNLEALQIAREELRELKDDVIRRLGIEEGGNMKRREQVQGWLLRVEAKITEVDELIGDGPQEIQKLCLGGCCSKNLKSSYTFGRRVVRGLQDVAALKSKGDFEVFVERSAREPVIERPIEPTAGLEGMLDRVWNCLIEEAIGLVGIYGMGGVGKTTLLTRINNKFLDTPHDFDVVIWVVVSKDLRLEKVQEEIAKKIGLSNDGQWQHKSFSEKAAEIFQVLRKKKFVLLLDDIWKRVELKDVGVPIPKTQNRSKIVFTTRSRAVCSYMEAEQKIKVEPLAWEKAWELFQEKVGVDTLDADPDIPNIAEEVARECAGLPLALITVGRAMACKKTPQEWRYAVEVLRVSASNMQVMGDEVFPILKFSYDSLPNYKIKSCFLYCTLYPEDYKISKDELIEHWMCENFWDEGHNQVDAFNEGYNIIGMLVHACLLEHEGSSVKMHDVIRDMALWITCEVEKEEHKYLVQAGAQSSKAPEIERWRGKKRVSLMENNIEQLTEVPRCPDLVTLFLCGNGCFRSIPDDFFQFMNALTVLDVSETALKFLPNGISGLVALQYLNLSRTKIKQLPPELMALRKLKYLNLEHNYDLHSIPSKMMSGFPLLQVLRMFSCGVVCHVQDEGAIYVETLLLLKHLKVLSFTIRHAYVLHRFLTSHKLLSCTQALSLQDLRDPEFSSSTDMQPKNAAAQALGGLRNPARLRKRNFDRLRHVDVTRCLLLQDLTWLILAPNLTELYVSKCENLEEIISSAKLGAILDKDENLNPFPRLKVLKLYQLLRLKSIYWNALPFPFLQEITVIDCPLLQKLPLNNESARGQVVIIEAEKHWWDSVQWENEASKTAFQFCFQDLGRRS, from the coding sequence ATGGGTAACGTCTGCCCATTTCAAATTCAATGCGGAGATTCCTTCATCAATCGCTGCTGGGATTGTACTTCTGGACAAGCAGAGTACATATGCCAACTTGAACACAATCTTGAAGCTTTGCAGATTGCAAGAGAAGAATTAAGGGAGTTAAAGGACGATGTGATTCGAAGGCTCGGTATTGAGGAAGGAGGGAATATGAAACGGCGTGAACAAGTTCAAGGCTGGCTTTTAAGGGTCGAAGCTAAGATAACTGAGGTCGATGAGCTGATTGGAGATGGTCCCCAAGAAATTCAGAAATTATGTCTTGGAGGGTGTTGTTCCAAGAATCTCAAATCCAGCTACACGTTTGGGAGAAGGGTTGTGAGAGGACTGCAAGATGTGGCTGCCCTGAAAAGCAAAGGAGATTTCGAAGTGTTTGTCGAAAGGTCAGCTAGAGAACCAGTGATTGAAAGGCCTATCGAACCAACAGCGGGCCTGGAAGGTATGTTGGATAGAGTGTGGAATTGCTTGATAGAAGAAGCAATTGGACTTGTTGGCATATACGGTATGGGGGGAGTTGGCAAAACGACCCTCTTGACTCGCATCAATAACAAGTTCCTGGACACACCCCATGATTTTGATGTTGTGATCTGGGTGGTGGTGTCAAAAGATTTGAGACTTGAGAAAGTTCAAGAAGAAATTGCCAAAAAGATAGGCCTTTCAAATGATGGGCAATGGCAACATAAAAGCTTTAGCGAGAAAGCTGCGGAAATCTTCCAAGTCCTGCGGAAAAAGAAGTTTGTTTTGCTATTAGATGATATATGGAAGCGAGTTGAGCTTAAAGATGTTGGCGTTCCTATCCCGAAAACACAAAACAGGTCCAAAATAGTGTTTACAACACGTTCTAGGGCAGTGTGTAGTTATATGGAGGCTGAACAGAAAATTAAGGTTGAACCATTGGCGTGGGAAAAAGCTTGGGAATTGTTTCAAGAGAAAGTTGGGGTAGACACACTTGATGCTGATCCAGATATTCCTAACATAGCTGAAGAAGTGGCTAGAGAATGTGCTGGTTTGCCACTCGCACTCATCACCGTTGGTCGTGCCATGGCCTGCAAGAAGACGCCACAGGAGTGGAGGTATGCCGTTGAGGTGCTGAGAGTATCAGCCTCAAATATGCAAGTTATGGGGGATGAGGTATTTCCAATTTTGAAATTCAGCTATGACAGTTTACCCaattataaaatcaaatcatGTTTTTTGTATTGCACTCTTTACCCTGAGGACTACAAAATTTCCAAGGATGAGTTGATCGAGCATTGGATGTGTGAGAACTTTTGGGATGAAGGCCATAATCAAGTGGACGCTTTCAATGAGGGGTATAACATTATTGGTATGCTTGTTCATGCATGTTTATTAGAACATGAAGGCAGTTCTGTAAAAATGCATGATGTGATTCGTGATATGGCTCTATGGATAACATGTGAAGTGGAAAAGGAAGAGCATAAATATTTGGTGCAGGCAGGTGCTCAATCAAGCAAAGCACCAGAGATTGAAAGATGGAGAGGGAAAAAAAGAGTATCTTTGATGGAAAACAATATTGAGCAACTAACAGAAGTACCTAGATGCCCTGATCTTGTAACCCTTTTTCTCTGTGGTAATGGCTGTTTCAGGAGTATCCCTGATGACTTCTTCCAATTTATGAATGCTCTAACAGTACTAGACGTGTCAGAGACTGCATTAAAATTTTTGCCAAATGGGATTTCAGGATTGGTAGCATTACAATATCTGAATCTATCAAGAACCAAGATAAAACAATTGCCTCCAGAGTTAATGGCTCTGAGAAAGTTGAAATATCTGAACTTGGAGCACAATTATGACCTACACAGCATTCCAAGTAAGATGATGTCTGGTTTTCCATTGCTGCAAGTTTTGAGAATGTTTAGTTGTGGTGTAGTTTGTCATGTACAAGATGAAGGTGCTATATATGTAGAGACACTGCTGTTATTGAAACATCTGAAAGTATTGAGCTTCACAATAAGACATGCTTATGTTCTACATCGTTTTCTCACCAGCCACAAACTCTTAAGCTGTACTCAAGCTTTGTCCCTTCAGGATTTGAGGGATCCAGAATTTTCATCTTCAACAGATATGCAGCCAAAAAATGCAGCAGCACAAGCTCTTGGTGGTCTCCGTAACCCAGCAAGGTTGAGGAAGAGAAACTTCGACAGGCTTCGGCATGTGGATGTGACAAGGTGCCTTCTATTGCAGGACTTGACATGGCTCATTCTAGCACCAAACCTGACAGAACTGTACGTCTCCAAGTGTGAAAATTTGGAAGAAATAATTAGCTCTGCAAAATTGGGTGCTATTTTGGATAAGGATGAGAATCTAAACCCATTTCCAAGACTCAAAGTCCTGAAATTATATCAATTGCTACGATTGAAGAGCATATATTGGAACGCCCTGCCGTTTCCATTTCTACAGGAAATCACTGTTATTGACTGCCCATTGCTTCAGAAGCTTCCCCTAAACAATGAAAGTGCAAGGGGTCAAGTTGTCATCATTGAAGCAGAGAAACACTGGTGGGATAGCGTTCAATGGGAGAATGAAGCTTCTAAAACAGCTTTTCAGTTCTGTTTCCAAGATCTTGGGAGACGGTCTTGA
- the LOC110613736 gene encoding pentatricopeptide repeat-containing protein At1g80150, mitochondrial — MLFLRPIRRFCHSAAAAAIASTGSRAPVANHVLHQKPLEDPALVKLKAERDPEKLFNLFKANAQNRLVIENRFAFEDTVSRLAGARRFDYIEHLLEHQKTLPQGRREGFIVRIIMLYGKAGMTKHAINTFYDMHLYGCKRTIKSFNAALKVLTGTRDLGVIEAFLNEATQKLDIILDTFSVNIIIKAFCEIGILDRAYLVMVQMEKLGIRPDVITYTTLISAFYNNNRLEIGNGLWNLMVRKGCLPNLATFNVRVQFLVKRRQSWQANDLMGLMQRIGISPDEVTYNLVIKGFCQAGYLEMAKRVYSALHAKGYKPNVKIYQTMIHYLCKGGEFDLAYTMCKDCMRRNWFLNVDTIYALLEGLKKNRHFGKAKMIVTLAQRRVPPFSSNQLSSFQSILSRS; from the coding sequence ATGCTTTTTCTGCGGCCTATCCGCAGATTCTGCCATTCTGCTGCTGCTGCCGCCATTGCATCAACTGGTAGTCGTGCTCCTGTAGCTAATCACGTTTTGCATCAGAAACCTTTGGAGGATCCTGCCCTTGTCAAGTTAAAAGCAGAGAGAGACCCCGAAAAGCTATTTAACCTTTTCAAGGCCAATGCTCAGAATAGGCTTGTCATTGAGAACCGATTTGCATTTGAAGACACTGTTTCTCGTTTAGCTGGCGCTCGTCGATTTGATTACATTGAGCATTTGCTTGAGCACCAAAAGACTCTTCCACAAGGCAGACGTGAAGGCTTCATTGTGAGGATTATAATGTTGTATGGTAAGGCGGGGATGACTAAGCATGCTATAAATACCTTCTATGATATGCATTTATATGGATGTAAAAGGACAATTAAATCTTTCAATGCTGCACTTAAGGTTTTGACAGGGACCCGTGATTTAGGAGTAATTGAGGCATTTCTTAATGAGGCAACTCAGAAGTTAGACATCATACTGGATACTTTTTCAGTTAATATCATTATTAAGGCTTTTTGTGAAATCGGTATTTTGGATAGAGCATATTTGGTCATGGTACAGATGGAAAAGTTGGGGATAAGGCCTGATGTGATTACATATACAACGCTTATATCAGCATTTTATAACAACAATCGATTGGAGATTGGTAATGGTCTGTGGAACCTTATGGTGCGTAAGGGGTGCTTACCCAACCTTGCAACGTTTAATGTTAGAGTACAATTTCTAGTCAAGAGAAGGCAATCATGGCAAGCTAATGACTTGATGGGTTTGATGCAGAGAATTGGGATTTCACCTGATGAGGTTACTTATAATTTGGTCATCAAAGGGTTCTGTCAGGCTGGGTATCTTGAGATGGCTAAAAGAGTTTACTCTGCATTACATGCGAAGGGGTATAAGCCCAATGTTAAAATTTATCAAACCATGATTCATTATTTGTGTAAGGGTGGGGAGTTTGATTTGGCATATACAATGTGTAAAGACTGCATGAGAAGAAATTGGTTTTTGAACGTGGATACCATTTATGCATTGCTTGAGGGGCTAAAAAAGAACAGGCATTTCGGCAAGGCTAAGATGATTGTGACATTAGCTCAAAGAAGAGTGCctcctttttcttcaaatcaatTGAGTTCTTTCCAGTCCATATTATCTAGAAGTTGA
- the LOC110614025 gene encoding metallothiol transferase FosB, producing MKENMENPLHLKSLNHISLLCRSLEESIEFYQNILGFVPIRRPGSFDFDGAWLFGYGIGIHLLQSEDPEKMPKKSSINPKDNHISFQCESMGAVEKNLKDMEIKYARSMVEEGGIRVDQLFFHDPDGFMIEICNCDNLPVVPLAGEIARTCSLVNLPILQHNKQQIQHQLVQQ from the exons ATGAAGGAGAATATGGAAAATCCTCTCCATCTCAAGTCCTTGAATCACATCTCTCTTCTGTGCAGATCACTCGAGGAATCCATTGAGTTCTATCAGAACATTCTTGGGTTTGTGCCAATTAGGAGGCCTGGGTCTTTTGATTTTGATGGAGCTTG GCTATTTGGCTATGGAATTGGAATTCATCTTCTGCAATCAGAAGATCCAGAGAAGATGCCAAAGAAAAGTAGTATTAATCCCAAAGACAATCATATCTCTTTCCAG TGTGAGAGCATGGGAGCAGTGGAGAAGAATTTGAAGGACATGGAAATCAAGTACGCGAGATCCATGGTGGAGGAAGGTGGAATCCGTGTGGACCAACTGTTCTTTCACGACCCAGATGGGTTCATGATTGAGATATGCAACTGTGATAATCTTCCTGTGGTCCCTCTAGCTGGAGAGATTGCAAGAACATGCTCACTTGTGAATCTGCCAATACTGCAGCATAACAAGCAGCAGATCCAGCACCAGTTGGTTCAGCAGTAG